In Pseudoxanthomonas sp., one genomic interval encodes:
- a CDS encoding DMT family transporter, with protein MPMTPTAKAQLQIHLCVLLWGFTPILGKLISLSALPLVWWRMLIVVAALALLPRVWRGLRAMSPKLVLAYYGIGVIVALHWLTFYGAIKLSNASVAVTCIALAPAFTSVIEPWLTGRPFSWRELLFGVAVLPGVALVVGGIPDGMRLGVLVGAISALLVALFGPLNKRLIDHGEPLTITGLELGAGTVLLTLLAPLMPMLFPAFAGDLFVLPGLKDGALLVVLSLACTLLPFALSLVALKHLSAYGVQLVTNLEPVYAIVLAIVLLGEQRELTPLFYLGVGIILAAVFLHPLVQRPKPIAHPEILGTSEAKNVVE; from the coding sequence ATGCCGATGACCCCGACCGCCAAAGCCCAGCTGCAGATCCACCTGTGCGTGCTGCTGTGGGGCTTCACCCCGATCCTGGGCAAGCTGATCAGCCTGTCGGCGCTGCCGCTGGTGTGGTGGCGCATGCTGATCGTGGTGGCGGCGCTGGCCTTGCTGCCGCGGGTCTGGCGTGGCCTGCGCGCGATGTCGCCGAAACTGGTGCTGGCCTACTACGGCATCGGCGTGATCGTGGCGCTGCACTGGCTGACCTTCTATGGGGCCATCAAGCTGTCCAATGCCTCGGTCGCGGTGACCTGCATCGCGCTGGCGCCGGCGTTCACCTCGGTGATCGAACCGTGGCTGACGGGACGGCCGTTCTCGTGGCGCGAACTGCTGTTCGGCGTCGCGGTGCTGCCGGGCGTGGCGCTGGTGGTCGGCGGCATCCCCGACGGCATGCGGCTGGGCGTGCTGGTCGGCGCGATCTCGGCCCTGCTGGTGGCGCTGTTCGGCCCGCTCAACAAACGCCTGATCGACCACGGCGAACCGCTGACGATCACCGGGCTGGAACTGGGCGCCGGCACGGTGCTGCTGACCCTGCTCGCGCCGCTGATGCCGATGCTGTTCCCGGCCTTCGCCGGCGACCTGTTCGTGCTGCCGGGCCTGAAGGACGGTGCGCTGCTGGTGGTGCTGTCGCTGGCCTGCACGCTGCTGCCGTTCGCCCTGTCGCTGGTCGCGCTGAAGCACCTCAGCGCCTATGGCGTGCAGCTGGTCACCAACCTGGAGCCGGTCTACGCCATCGTGCTGGCCATCGTGCTGCTGGGCGAACAGCGCGAGCTCACGCCGCTGTTCTACCTGGGCGTCGGCATCATCCTCGCCGCCGTGTTCCTGCATCCGCTGGTGCAGCGGCCCAAACCCATCGCGCACCCGGAGATCCTGGGCACCTCCGAAGCCAAGAACGTCGTCGAATGA